From Bacillus sp. FSL K6-3431, the proteins below share one genomic window:
- a CDS encoding NUDIX hydrolase, whose amino-acid sequence MSTPKHIVAVSAYVTNRKNEVLLVKTHWRSDTWELPGGQVEEGESLDEAVRREFLEETGIIIKPIGVTGVYSNTTKGIVSIVFYAEYVSGEIKIQPEEIKEACFVELNESNIDTYLVRPHMKSRTLDAMRKQSLSPYEAWEVDPFNLLERLE is encoded by the coding sequence CAGAAAAAATGAGGTTTTATTAGTCAAAACGCATTGGCGTTCGGATACATGGGAACTTCCGGGAGGACAAGTGGAGGAAGGAGAGTCTCTAGATGAAGCAGTAAGGAGAGAATTTTTAGAAGAAACAGGTATTATCATCAAACCAATAGGAGTTACGGGCGTTTATTCCAACACGACCAAAGGAATTGTAAGCATCGTTTTTTATGCGGAATATGTTAGTGGGGAGATTAAGATCCAACCTGAAGAAATTAAAGAAGCCTGTTTTGTAGAATTGAATGAGTCAAACATAGATACATATCTTGTCCGCCCCCATATGAAATCTCGTACCTTAGATGCAATGAGAAAACAATCCCTCTCTCCTTATGAGGCTTGGGAAGTAGACCCATTTAATTTATTGGAAAGACTAGAATGA